The nucleotide sequence ctctctctctctctctctctctctctctctctctctctcgcgcgctccctttttctctttgtttttgtctccatctctctgactctctcttttccccctctctcccccaggcaTGCGTCATTGTTCCTCCAGAGTGGTCCCCAGCGTATTGGCAGTGTGTATAAGAAGGCTGTGTACAGGCAGTACACTGATGCCTCCTACCTCATCGAGGCGCCCCGGCCCGGCTGGCTGGGTTACCTGGGGCCTGTGCTGCGGGCAGAGGTTGATGATGTCATCATTGTGCACTTGAAGAACTTTGCCTCCAGAAACTACTCCATGCACCCTCATGGGGTCTTCTACGAGAAGGACTcagagggtaggacacacacgcacgcacacacacacacacacacacacacacacacacacacacacacacacacacacacacacacacacacacacacacacacacacacacacacacacacagacccctccaCACAGACCCCCCTCCAAAACACAGACCCCCCTCCACTcacactctccatctccatccatagTCTCTCTGCTCTCCGTTCCTCTGAAAGTTCTCTTGACCCTGACCCTATTGTTGAGCCTATCATATTCTGTTTATCACAGAGAATGTAGTCAGACAGACTTGACGGGTCTCTCATACAGTAGATAAtgtggtcagacagacagacagacagacagacagacagacagacagacagacagacagacagacaggtctctcATACAGTAGATaatgtagatagacagacagacagacagacagacagacagacagacagacagacagacagacagacagacagacagacagacagacaggtctctcATACAGTCTAAACTAGATGAGTAGATAATGTAGACAGTAGAtaatgttgacagacagacagacagacagacagacagacaggtctctcATACAGTAgataatgtagacagacagacagacaggtctctcATACAGTAgataatgtagacagacagacagacagacagacagacagacagacagacagacagacagacagacaggtctctcATACAGTAGATaatgt is from Oncorhynchus masou masou isolate Uvic2021 unplaced genomic scaffold, UVic_Omas_1.1 unplaced_scaffold_4086, whole genome shotgun sequence and encodes:
- the LOC135534885 gene encoding ferroxidase HEPHL1-like is translated as MNLINGKQIADDEHASLFLQSGPQRIGSVYKKAVYRQYTDASYLIEAPRPGWLGYLGPVLRAEVDDVIIVHLKNFASRNYSMHPHGVFYEKDSE